The DNA window GGTGAAGTTGGCCGTATCATCGTCCAGGTGCAGTTTGAAATCCTCGCTGTGTTTGATTAACGAGTGCATCACACGGAATACCCGGATCGCATCGCCCACGCGCACCGGCAACGCCCCTTCGCTGACCGCCGCCCGCAGAGCGCGATCGATGGCGGCGAACTGCTGCAGATCGTTGCTGCCGAACGGCCGCGCCTTGCCCAGCTCGAGCGTACAGCTCGCGGCATTGAGTTGCTCGCTGGAATAGTGGCTGAAAGTACCGCCCGGCGCGCTGTGCACCACCAGCGCATCCAGGTCGGCGGCGTCCAGCAGCGTTAACATAGCATCGCTGTACGGCCGTTTCTGAAATGGCAGAATACCGAAGCGCGGCAAGTGCGACTCGCGAATGGCGGTGTGCAGATCGTAGTGGAAACGCGCCGCCTGCTCGCCATCAAAAAAGGCGGCAAGCGTGCGCTCCAGCTGCTGGGCACGCGCCGTTTCCCCGCTGGCGGCAAAGTTGCGATAGCGGCCGCCGAACATACGATTCATGTCGCTGTGCAGGTAACGCTTGCCCGCACGCATCGCAGCCGGATTACCCAGCACCACCAACAGCCGCACCGTCAGCGGCAAGCGGCCGGCCAGCAGATCGCCGACCAGCTGATTGAGCAGTTCAATCGGCGCAGTTTCGTTGCCATGCACGCCCGCAGACACCACCATCGCCTGGCGATAAGGCTGCCGCGGCGTGAGCTCCAATACCCCTTCCCCTTGCCAACGCCAGCGCAGCTGCGGCGTTTCACCTTGCCATTCGGCGGGTTCATTCCCTTCCAGCGTCAGGGGCAGTAGATCGATCATACAGCCTCCCTTAGCGTTGGAACGGATAGATAGAGCCGAGACCGAGGATCGACGTCAACGAATCCAACGCCTCACGCCCTTCGCGCAGCAGCGCCGGATCGGCCAGGTCATCCTGCGTCAGACGATCGCGGTAATGGCGATCCACCCATTCGTTCAGCGTCGTAAACAGCCGATCGTTCATCATCACGCGCGAATTCACCGCCCGCAGCTCTTGCTCATTGAGCGCCACCCGCAGGCGCAGACAGGCCGGGCCGCCGCCGTTACGCATGCTTTCGCGCAGATCAAACACGCGGATCTCATCGATCGGGCCGCCGCCGCCAACCATGTCGTTCAGATAACGCCAGACGCCGGCATGCTGGCGCGACTCCTCCGGCACCACGATCATCATCTTGCCGTTCGGCTTGGTGAGAATTTGGCTGTTGAACAGATAGGTCGCCACCGCGTCCGCTACCGACACGCGCTCCGTCGGCACTTCGATCGCCACCAGTTCGCTGTCCAGCGTCGCCATCTTGCGGCGCACTTCATCCAGCGCCTGTTGCTGGCGATAAAACGCCTGCTGGTGGTGGAACAGCACGTTCTGGTTGCTGACCGCAATCACGTCGTTATGGAACACGCCCTGATCGATCACCGCCGGGTTTTGCTGCACGAAGACCGTATGCCGCTCGTCCAACTGGTGCAAACGCGCGATCGCCTCACCGGCTTCGCGCGTCTGGCGCGCAGGGTAACGCGCCGGCGCCGTTTCGCCGCCAAACTCCTGACGACCGTAAACGAACACCTGCACGCTGCGCTTGGCGTAGTCGCCGCCCAGACGGTTATGGTTAGCCGCCCCTTCGTCGCCGAACAACGCCACCTGCGGCAGCGCCTCGTGGTGGGCGAAATGCCGATCGTCGTTGAACATCGCCCGCAATACGTCGGTGGTGGTTTCCGCTTCGATGGCGCGGTGGAATTTGTTGTTCAGGTTGGCGGCGGTGAAATGCACCTTACCGTCGGCGCTGTCCGCCGAAGGCGACACCGTGGCCGCATTGGCGGTCCACATGCACGACGCCGAGCTGAGCGCCGACAGCAGGCGCGGCGATTGACGCATCGCCTGCGCCAGCACCGCCTCATCGCTGCCGCTGAACCCCAGACGCCGCAGCATCGGCAAATGCGGCCGCTCCTGCGGCGGCAATACCCCTTGCTGGAAACCGAGATCGGCCAGCGCCTTCATTTTCAGCAACCCTTGTTTCGCCGCCAGCTTCGGGTTCGATACGCTGTTTTGATGCTGCGTCGAGGCCTCGTTGCCGAACGACAGCCCGGCATAGTGGTGCGTCGGCCCCACCAAACCGTCGAAATTGACTTCATATCCTGACATGGCTATCCCCTGGGGATGGCCTGCGGCGGCGCCACAGCACCGCCGCAGACGATTAACGGAACGACAAGCCCGGCGACAGCGTTGCCGGCAGCGACAGGCTTTCACTTTCCAGCGAAGCCATCGGCCAGGCGCAATAGTCCGCCGCATAGAAGGCGCTTGGGCGATGGTTGCCGGAGGCCCCCACGCCGCCGAACGGCGCCGCGCTGGACGCCCCGGTCAGCGGCTTGTTCCAGTTGACGATGCCGGCGCGCGCTTCCAACAGCAGCCGCTCGAACAGTTCGCGCTGCGGCGAGACCAGCCCCACCGACAGGCCGTAGCGCGTCTGGTTGGCGAGCCACAGGGCCTCGTCGAAATCGCGGTAACGCACAATGGTGGTCAACGGCCCGAAATACTCTTCGTCCGGTACGCCGGCCACGCCGGTCAGATCGATGATCCCCGGGCTGAGCAGTGAGCTGCCCGGCTCCAGCAGGCGCAGGGTCAGCAGCGATTTGCCGCCCAGCGCCAGCAAGCGCTGCTGCGCTTTCAGCATGTTTTCCGCCGCGGCGGACGACACCACGCCGCCCATAAACGGCTGTGGTTCGGCATCCCAACGGCCGACGCGCAGTTCACCCGCCACCTGAACCAAACGCGCGATGAAGGCGTCGCCTTCCGCTCCCTGCTTCACCAGAATGCGGCGTGAACAGGTGCAGCGTTGGCCGGCGGAGATAAACGCCGACTGGATAGCCAGGTTGACCGCCGCATCGCGATCCTCGAAACCATCGACGATCAGGGCGTTGTTGCCGCCCATTTCCAGCGCCAGGATCTTCTCCGGCTGTCCCGCCAATTGGCGGTGCAGATGGTAGCCGGTCCCGGCGCTGCCGGTGAACAACAACCCGTCGATATCCGCACTGGCCGCCAGCGCTTCGCCGGTTTCGCGGCCGCCCTGCACCAGATTGATCACCCCCTCCGGCAGACCGGCTTTCAGCCACAGCTTCAGGGTCTCTTCGGCGGTCAGCGGCGTCAGTTCGCTCGGCTTGAACACCACGCAGTTCCCGGCCAGCAGCGCCGGCACGATATGGCCATTGGGCAGATGGCCGGGGAAGTTATAAGGCCCGAACACCGCCAGTACGCCGTGCGGACGATGGCGCAGCACCGAAGCGCCGTCGGCCATCGCCGTCTGGCTAAATCCGGTGCGCGTCTGATAGGCCTGCAGCGAAATGCCCACCTTGCCGATCATCGCCTGAATTTCGGTCAGCGTTTCCCAGCGCGGTTTGCCGGTCTCGCGGCTGATGGTTTCCGCCAGCGACTGTTTGTGTTCTTCCAACAAGGCGGCGAAGCGCTTCACCAGCTGTTCACGCTGCTCGAACGGCGTGCGCGCCCAG is part of the Serratia surfactantfaciens genome and encodes:
- the astE gene encoding succinylglutamate desuccinylase, which produces MIDLLPLTLEGNEPAEWQGETPQLRWRWQGEGVLELTPRQPYRQAMVVSAGVHGNETAPIELLNQLVGDLLAGRLPLTVRLLVVLGNPAAMRAGKRYLHSDMNRMFGGRYRNFAASGETARAQQLERTLAAFFDGEQAARFHYDLHTAIRESHLPRFGILPFQKRPYSDAMLTLLDAADLDALVVHSAPGGTFSHYSSEQLNAASCTLELGKARPFGSNDLQQFAAIDRALRAAVSEGALPVRVGDAIRVFRVMHSLIKHSEDFKLHLDDDTANFTELKAGMLLCEQPQEEYRVGQEGAWILFPNPNVALGLRAGMLLNEVSRSTLY
- the astB gene encoding N-succinylarginine dihydrolase; protein product: MSGYEVNFDGLVGPTHHYAGLSFGNEASTQHQNSVSNPKLAAKQGLLKMKALADLGFQQGVLPPQERPHLPMLRRLGFSGSDEAVLAQAMRQSPRLLSALSSASCMWTANAATVSPSADSADGKVHFTAANLNNKFHRAIEAETTTDVLRAMFNDDRHFAHHEALPQVALFGDEGAANHNRLGGDYAKRSVQVFVYGRQEFGGETAPARYPARQTREAGEAIARLHQLDERHTVFVQQNPAVIDQGVFHNDVIAVSNQNVLFHHQQAFYRQQQALDEVRRKMATLDSELVAIEVPTERVSVADAVATYLFNSQILTKPNGKMMIVVPEESRQHAGVWRYLNDMVGGGGPIDEIRVFDLRESMRNGGGPACLRLRVALNEQELRAVNSRVMMNDRLFTTLNEWVDRHYRDRLTQDDLADPALLREGREALDSLTSILGLGSIYPFQR
- the astD gene encoding succinylglutamate-semialdehyde dehydrogenase; the protein is MSHPALLINGVWRQGRGAEFGKTDPVGNQPLWRANAADADDVATACEAARAAFPAWARTPFEQREQLVKRFAALLEEHKQSLAETISRETGKPRWETLTEIQAMIGKVGISLQAYQTRTGFSQTAMADGASVLRHRPHGVLAVFGPYNFPGHLPNGHIVPALLAGNCVVFKPSELTPLTAEETLKLWLKAGLPEGVINLVQGGRETGEALAASADIDGLLFTGSAGTGYHLHRQLAGQPEKILALEMGGNNALIVDGFEDRDAAVNLAIQSAFISAGQRCTCSRRILVKQGAEGDAFIARLVQVAGELRVGRWDAEPQPFMGGVVSSAAAENMLKAQQRLLALGGKSLLTLRLLEPGSSLLSPGIIDLTGVAGVPDEEYFGPLTTIVRYRDFDEALWLANQTRYGLSVGLVSPQRELFERLLLEARAGIVNWNKPLTGASSAAPFGGVGASGNHRPSAFYAADYCAWPMASLESESLSLPATLSPGLSFR